In the Pectinophora gossypiella chromosome 24, ilPecGoss1.1, whole genome shotgun sequence genome, ttctatagtatatgtggactagatggaccgtcctcgacctcctcggccataacaccttgcgaaatgacatagattcaaaaatgataaattgacctttaagaagtttgtccatgataattacgttgaataagtggttctgaatctgtcaccgcaacgtacggttcttcttaggtatatTTCTATCAgtgtacaaataggtatcgttttaactaatttacttgtggttctacccacccaggtatggatactaggtcgttatttctgtatttaattaatcattcaatttgtaatgtatatttttttagatcttggactaacatgaaatatttagccaataataatgtcgataaagacatggaacggcactagtggttctgatacaaaaacatatactataggtacgtttctataacaaacccgctacacgagtacaaaagacgttacgacgatagtatatttatctctttttaacttatgacggctcacatgagtgcgaaagacaaaacctatgtttttctttcgtcttaaatatgctccgtctattctatacaaggtctttgtaaTATCCACTTAATTCCGATGTACGAATTTGTAAGtttataatgattttttttttttgtataatcatCTACCTTTTTGCTCGTTATACTGCAGTCTGTATATTGTGTATGATATCTTCTCTCAAAGTTTGTCTGAAAGATATCGTTTTTTGCGATAACCGCCTTTAATTTGTCCAAGTATCTGTTTTGTATTTAATTCATTTAAGTAATCTCTGAAACTATTAAACtgatttcgatttttttttcaccagtgtGTGTATTCTACAAGTGTATTCGGTAGGTATGCAGTGAGCTGTACCTATGATTATAAATTTAATGACCAAAACTCAACGCGAACGGAATTGCGTTTCAGGCTAAGTAATATAATGCCACTTGTGGAAAatctatacttacctactaaaaaaatattataataaaatggcagaagcatagtgatatcaaaataattgttgtttgatattggGATCAGATAATTATGATAAaggattatgttgctacctaatcGCTTGTCTTTACTTTGAACAGAATattaataggtggaagatgacAGTGTTGTGCCTAAGTGTAATGACAAGAGCCATCATTTATACGCAAAAACaaggataaaagatgcatatgactgtcatccatgaaattagaaggttaaacgaagacaggtcagtacagcgccatctatattttttttagggaaGATAGCCTGGAAAATCGCATTCAGTATTTTAAAAGCTTGTCTGCCTTATTTCAAGGAACATCTTGTTATGTAGCAAGCAACACTGGTAAACGTCAAACCTGAAGTAATTCGTTTTGTTGTCGAATTTCTTTTCATTCCAAACAgcctattgtaaaaaaaatattacgtttcGATAccttttttgttatgttttatttgttaatCCACCAATGTataaatatgtgtatgtatCGACAGGATAACTTgcatacaatttattataaaaaaaatatttagttgaaATAAATACAATCATAGAAGGTACCTAACGTATTAAATAGAAATGCAGAGATATATTTGTCATAGGGCAGGAATAGTAAAAACATCACGATACAGTACTGCCACCTATATTTAATAAACAGAAATGAAACTGCACCTAGACATGAACCAAACGGCGCATTCAGATGACCTATTTACCTCGACCATTAAAAATAGCGGGCGACAATAGCTCAAACACTATTTTTAGTGCGTATCTTCGAAATCTCAAACCACACACTGTTATCTTTACGTGTCTAGTCTTTACCTTGTTTCACAAACAGTAGCGAGGAGCTGCGCAACGCAGCGTGTTCGTGTGAGCGCGTTTCACCAAAATCGATAAAACCGCGCTCTACTGCCAGTACGAATTGTTTTCCCCTGAACATTAGTGCCCGTTTAGTTCAGCTAGCGTTTTTAGTTTAGTAAACAAGGGAACATGTTTTAAGATTAATCAGTCGGTTACCTGGAGCCATGGAGGGTGGTGTGAAGAGGTACATCAGGAGTGAATCGGCGAGTTGTGCTCATATGGTGGAGGAGAGTGCGGCCAACAACAGGAAGAGCGCTGACCCGCACGAGAAGCTGAAGGCTCTGTTGAACTCTCCGGAGGAGGATACTGACGACTCGCTGCCGCCGTCAGACGCGCCCAAGTTTGGCACCGTCATCCACAACAGGATATTCGTGGGAGGGTTCTCCCTCACCACCACAGATGAGGACCTGTGGAAGTTCTTCTCAGGGTTCGCGACGGTGACGGCGGCGCGCGTCATCTACGACCGCGCTGGCGTCTCCAAGTGCTACGGGTTCGTCACCTTCGCCAGCCCCAGAGTCGCACGGCTCATCGTCAAACAGGTTAGAGTTTTCATTGTTACCCTTCCGAGCTCCGTTTAGGAAACGTCAATGATTGTATCCAGCACATAGGTGTGTCATTCATTACATTACAAACAATTGCTTGTAAAATGTTAGAAACATTGGCTTCTAGTGGCGTAATAAGTTAAAAACAAAAGGAGAAAATCAAACTTTGTCACAATTCATTTGACATTTAGATACTTCCTTTTCTGTTGCTTTGTTTAATTAATTGCTAGCAAGCTAATTAATTGAATGAGGCCGTCAGGTTTCGAATATGTAGCATTTATCTCGAGAGGCTACAGAGCATTGTTTGATTATGATTGATTAAACTATCAGCTACGTACGTTTGACATTTGAAACAATAGTTGCATCgggattatttttaaatttcaacgCAAAATCTCATCTGTTTAGCCTTGAACTTCTTTCAAGAGGTTTATCACAataatttttatctttattttatcaGTGATAAGATTGATATTTATGTACCTTGAGCGAGTGTTTTCAATGAGTACAGTGCAGATATTATTAGTTACTACATATTGTATATAAAAGTATTTCCAATGAAAAATATGCAAGCCCATCAAAATCAGTACGCTTTGCACTTAGACTTgaaagggaaaatattttaacgCCTACTTAAATGTTAATGCAATTATGTTCTTGACGCCCTTTGTGTTTCAATGTTGAGTAAGCGTTACAACGTTACGaacataggtaaataaattgtaaCATTTTTATGCTGTTCGTGATTCGCGAtgtttgtaggtacttaatttttaGTGTAAATTTTGATGTGGCTTACTTTGTATCAAATACGAGTTTATTTCTActcagaaaaaataaaataaataagtaggtacctagaagTATAGCGGAAGTCGATAATCAATCAAGGAATATGTATTTTTGGTCACGCTGTTCAAGTATCAGACATTCCCGCTTCCTACCCTTTCCTATCACCCGGCGGCGCTCATTCATTCATCGAACACGCTCACTCAAATTTCCGAATCATTCATTTTTTCTTCTTGCTTCAACAACCGTGCGTGAGAGTGCCGGCcgaccaaacaaaatacaattatcatcataaaagtGCACGCAGCCATCTGATTCATCATCTCCGAGGGCCCTCGTCGAGCAACGGAATCCCCGGGGATATAAATCTCCGTTTTGCAGCGCATCTGTAAGTTTTTCCCACCTTCCCTCTGTTACTTGTCTGTAGGATATTTTTGTACAACCGCCCTTTTCGCTCAAACAACCAACGCGACCTATGTTTACGTACACCACTGGAGCTATCGAAGCTATCTTTAccacaacacaaacatttttgGGCCTTACGAGCCGAATTTTCATATTTGCACCGCAAATTGGTTGTTTGAGAAAAAGTTTTGGCGTCCATATTTGTTCGCAAAAGCCATCAACTTTCTAATAAAAAACAAGTGATATTTCACGTAGGgaacataaatattatcatatcacaacatattttacacttttcaacatatttacatcatatttaattaattagtttCATCCATTTGGGGTAGTAAGAGAAAgattcattcatattttttcttctacCGGTTGAAACTTGTCGGTTCGGCGCGAGCGCGGTCGTTGGGAGCCGATTCTCATAACGTTTTTGTACAATCGTATAATACGGTTTTCTAACCTACGTTTTGTACCATATCAAGCGTTGTTTTATGTGTAACATGCGACACTAAAACATTTcatcaaattcatttttttttgggcGTACCATACGGCGCTTAAAATTAcatcattttgttttgttgtgagAATCACTTTGTGCAACATCAGCACATAAACGTATTTTTGTTTGAGTGTAGCATATCGCACTCAACGAATATCGTTATTTTTGTATCACATTCACATCAGTTAATTTTCAGTGTAGCATATCGCACTTGAAAAAATATCATTTCATAATTGGCGTATGATTTCAGTGTAGCATATCGCACTCGAAACATAGCGTTTTtcattaaacataaataattatattttgtgtaGCATATCGCACAATAAGTTAATTTGCATCACATctatcattttatttcattttagtgtTCGTACCATATGACGACACttttgtcataaaaaaaaataacggtcCTTCGAATttaatatcaaacaaaaaaaaattgtatcgtACGTAAACAGTTATCAGAATAGCACTCATCATAACATTCAATCATTCGGATAATATTCGTTCTATGGTAGAAAAATATTACCATTCAATGAGTGAATAATTAATGTCATTCATTCGAATTCTTCATAACATTCATTCCATTAGCTGTCAATTTGCATTTTCGTATCGTATTGCATTTTGTAGAAAATTATCGTTTATTTTTCACAATTTTCTATTGTTTTCGGGATAATAACATTATCAATCGATAGATCAtcatatgttttatgttttttagccTTCTTTACAGCCTGAATTAAGCACAAAGTTAACAATATCTCGGAAGTGTTGGTTATAATATCAAATCAGTTTCTTGTTGTTTTTTTCAACTTTACTGATTAATTTCGTTCAAAATGAGTGAATCGTTGCTGTCCCACTATAGATCAAAGCGAAATATAGCTTTCAAACGCCTAGAAGATGGTGTCAAGTGCGCAAGAAGTTGTGAGAAGGATGTCGCGATTTTGCCTCGTTTTGTAACATGGTGTTCACGCTTAGAGTCTATCATGGACTCCTTTAATGATGCGCATGTCAGTCTCATGAGTGAATTAGACAAGTCTCAAGCTACAAGTGACATGATAAGTGAAGAAGCGATATACCAAGAGAAAGCTGATGACATGTTCTTCGAAATTCTTGAGATTAAGCGTAATTTATTGCCTGCGGAAAAACCAAACACACAAAAAGATGCACCTCCACCTAGCAAATCACATAGCAAATTGCCCACTATTAAGTTGCCAACATTTTCAGGTCAATTTAAAGACTTTCCGGGTTACATTGACTTATTCAATACCCTTGTTCACCGCCGTACAGATTTGTCTAATGTGGAAAAATTCCAGTATTTACATACATCACTGTCGGGTGAACCAATCAACATCATCAGGCCATATCCTATTTCGGAAGCCAATTATCTAAGTGCTTATGAGGCTTTAAAAAACAGATACAATAACAAACGATACCTTGCTTTTGTATGTTGGGAACAGATCACCAATTCAAAGCCGGTTCCTTCAGGCTCGGCTCATCTTCTGAGGAATTTGTTGGATACATTCAACGAGAATCTTTCAATGCTTAAAAGCTTAGGGCTTCCTACAACTGATTGGGACTTTGTTCTGTTTCATTCTTTGTTGACAAGATTAGATCCGAAGTCACGTGAGGCATTCGAATTGTCTACGAAGGGTAGTGATTTTCCTTCCTACTCTGAATTACAAAAATTCTTAGAAGATAGGTGCTCCGCTCTGGAACGCTCTACCTTGTCAACGGGTAATGTCACATCCAATAAAAATCAAGCACAGCCCAAGCAGAACCAGTCAAGAACGGCACCAACCATGTTGCTAGCACAAGCATCTGGCACAGGTTGTATTTTGTGCTCTAAATATCATCCTCTTTTCATGTGTTCAAGCTTTTTATCAAAGTCTCCTCAGGAACGTTCCAAACTTGTCAGacaaaataaactttgtttaaATTGTCTCCGTTCAAATCACTCTGCTGATCAATGTTTCTCATCACATGCTtgcaaatattgtaataaaaaacataacagtttATTGCATTTTCCAACCAACAAAAATCAACAATCTAATTCATTAAACAAAAGTCAACAATCTAAGTCATCAGTTAATAATAAtcaaacttcatcatcatcaaacaaTCAGACCGCTTCAGTGTCTGATGAGAGTGCGATCACACCTGTTACCTCTCTCTCCAATGTTTCTGGCGGTATGTCCGGGTCTTCATTTGTGATGCTGGCTACGGCAGAGGTGGAAGTTAGGGATGGTAGGGGTTGTTATCAGAAGGTCCGCGCATTGTTGGACCCAGGTAGTCAGAGCCACATCATAACAAACGCTTGTGTCAACCGTTTAGGCCTGACTCGTTATAAATCAAACACACCCATGTCGGGTATAGGTGGAATACCTACAAAATCATTTAACAAAGTTTTCATGGAGATCCGTCCAGTAGGTAAAACGGAGCCATTGTTTTCCACTGAGGCTGTGACTCTTAACAAGATTTGTGGCGACATGCCTACTCATCCTATTATCAAGGATCATTTCAAACATATATCAAACATAAAGCTCGCAGATGAGCATTTTCACACTTCGCGTCCCGTTGATATTCTCATCGGTGGCGAGATCTTTCCGCACATCTTATTGCCGGGCAAGATAGACGGCGGAGATCAGGCAGCATCAGCCATCAATACCGTGTTTGGATACGTCCTCATGGGTAAAACattatcatcaacatcatctcccgtaccattatcaatcaatcatttatcaATGGATGCAAAGTTAGACGATGCAGTCCAAAAGTTTTGGGAGATTGACactataccatcatcatcagaaaaATCAAGTCTCTCTCCAGACGACGTGCGCTGTGAGGAGATTTATCAATCAACACATGAGCGTGACGCACACGGGCGATACATCGTTCGGCTTCCGTTTCGTGACCAAGAGCCAACTTTTGAGGGTTCATATGATATAGCCCTTCGTCAATTCAAGCAGCTTGAAAAGCGTTTGCTTCGTAATCCATCATTTCATCAAGATTATCAGGAGCATGTCATGGAGTATCTATCATCAGGGCAGATGGAGATTGTTCCACCAGAGCAGTGTCAATCCCCTACTGCTTACTATATACCACATCACGCAGTTATTAAGCCTGGAAGGCTTCGGGTCGTCTACAACGCCTCCAATAAAGACAAGAACGGCGTCTCTTTGAATGACACTCTGCTGACCGGTGCCAAGCTTCAAGCTGATATCAGTAACATCATTTTGCGCTTTCGACTCCATGCCATTGTCTTCACTGCTGACGTACGACAAATGTACCGGCAGATTATAGTCGCGAAAGAACATCGTGATTATCAACGTATCCTGTTCAGAAGTTCACCTGATCAATCAATCCAGGAGTACCGTCTCAATCGAGTTACGTTCGGCGTATCATCAGCGCCGTACTTGGCTATACGTAGCATGCACCAACTGGCCGAAGACGAGCAGACAGCTTTCCCTGCTGCTGCAGAAGTTCTGCTTAACGATCTGTACGTCGATGACGTCGTCACTGGCGCTCAAGATACTCACCAGGCTTTGGAGATCAAGCACCAGCTCGTTAACATTATGGGTTCTGCAGGCTTCGAGCTCAGGAAGTGGTCCAGCAACCACTCAGCTGTGCTACAAGACGTACCAGAAGATCACAAGGCGGTTCCAGACGTGACTTTTGACAGTGATACCCAATTCGTGAAAGTTCTCGGGTTAGCCTGGAATTCATCTCAAGACATTTTCAATTATCAAGTCAATCAGATATCACGTGATTGTACCAAGCGTACAATGCTTTCGGAGCTTGCACGCATATATGATCCGATTGGTCTTTTAACACCATTAACATTTTTAGCAAAGCATCTTATTCAACGTTTGTGGCTCTTGGGTTCTTCGTGGGACGATCCAGTACCCGACGAAATCAATCAACTTTGGACGAAGTATATTTCACAGCTCCCCAATCTTTTGCAACTTCACATCCCGAGACGCATCACGCGGGACGACGCAGTCACTTATCAACTTCACGGTTTCTGCGACGCGAGTGAGGCTGGATATGCGGGTGTTGTATATCTCCGTTCCACTAATGCTCAAAATCATTATCATATCGCTTTGGTAAGCGCAAAATCACGCGTTTCACCTACCAAACGCAGGACTCTTCCAAGGCTCGAATTATGCGGTGCCTCATTGCTCGCAGATCTCATGCATTATGTCTTGAACATCTTTTCTAACATCATCAACATAGACGGCGTTTACGCCTGGTCTGATTCTATGATAGTCCTGGCTTGGATCAAGTCCAAATCATCAAACTTTAAAGTGTTCGTCGGCAACCGCATATCTAACATCCAACGCAAAGTGCCTAATGCCAAGTGGGGTCATGTTCCTGGGAAACAAAATCCAGCGGACTGTGCCAGCCGTGGCTTAATACCAGATGATCTCATCAGTCACGACCTGTGGTGGACAGGCCCGGAATGGTTAACTGAAGACGAAGACCACTGGCCCAGCGAACCTGTAACTGAAAAATCATCATTAGAATCAAATCAGGATGTGGTGTGTGAGAAACGTACCTTGACAACTCTGATAACAACCTCTATCATCGAAGATCCTGCCGTAATCGATCAGTTGATCAACAAACATTCATCCCTGCGCAAGATACAGCGCATTTTTGCCTATTGCAGGCGTTTTATTGAGGCTCTGCGTAAAAATCAGCGCTCTGAGTCTgcccacttaacagagactgagCTGCATAATGCTCTCATGGTTCTCGTGATACATGTTCAGAGCTCTGAGTTTAGCGAGGTAATTCACAACCTCCGTTCAGATCGTCCTTTATCAAAGCAATTTAGGAAGCTTAATCCATTTTTAGATCAAACAGGCGTTTTGCGCGTGGGGGGAAGGCTTGCTCGTTCTGAGCTTGAATATAACTCTAAGCATCCTGCTTTACTTCCGCGTAAACACCGCTTAACACAACTTATCATTCAATGCGTTCACAATGAAAACTTTCATCCTGGTCTACAGACCTTGCAGTATTTATTGCTCCAAAATTTTTGGATTTTATCACCAAGACGAGCTATTAATCATGTTATATCAAAATGTTATCGTTGCTTCCGTGTGAAGCCGATTGCTTTTCAGCCTGAAATGGCAGACTTACCAAAGGCTCGCATTACTCAAATCAAAGCATTCCAGTCAGTGGGCTGTGATTATGCAGGTCCTTTTAATATCACATTTCAAAGATATCGCGGTGCTCGCACCACGAAAGCTTATTTGTGTCTTTTCGTATGCTTCGCTACGAAGGCACTCCATTTGGAATTAGCATCCGATTTATCAACGGAATCATTTTTGGCAGCCCTCCGTAGGTTCATTGCCCGACGCGGTAGGTGCAATACAATTCATAGTGACTGTGGCACCAATTTTAAAGGAGCTCAGTCTCAATTATCTGATCTCATGCGTACAGCTTGTGAAACAGAGCGcattgaattcaaattcaatccTGCAGGAGCACCACATTTTGGGGGCCTGTGGGAAGCAGGCGTCAAGTCTGTTAAAACTCACCTTTATCGTGTTATCGGCATACAAACGTTAACATACGAAGAATTGAATACACTTCTGACTCAGGTGGAGTCCGTACTAAATTCGAGGCCCTTATGCCCACTTAGTACGGACCCCAATGATTTGACAGTACTTACTCCAGGTCACTTTTTGACTCTGGCTCCTCTCACTACATTGCCAACACCAGATTACACTAACATACAAGTGAATCGACTCACGCGTTGGCAGCTTATTCAACGCATGCATCAAGACTTCTGGTCAAGATGGCACGCTGAATATCTTACCACACTATCACAACGCTTGAAATGGACAAAACCCATTAGTACTGTTAAACCTGACCAGCTCGTTATTATCAAAGACGAATTGGCGCATCCTTTGCGATGGCGCTTCGGTCGCATCATTGCTCTGTACACTGGTCGTGATGGTATAGCCCGCTCCGCCAGTGTCAGGACTACACAGGGTGTCATTACACGGCCTCTTGTGAAGCTTTGTCCTATCCCAGATGGATATGACTAAACATTCTCTGTTAACTTGGCAATATTTTGACATtctattattttatcataattatgtatattttcaatgttaacatttcttttcaaaaaatcaCACTTATCATAATGTATCATAATTGCATATTTATCATTTCTATCACACATCATATCAGTTTACATTCAGTCACAGAACTCATCATATCATAGTCTATCAAATTTACTCTGTTGGTGGCTGGAGTGAACAAATGTGAAGATTTTGATTGCCTTTCTGGCTCAAAATTTCGCCAGCGGGGGGGGAAAATGTTCAAGTATCAGACATTCCCGCTTCCTACCCTTTCCTATCACCCGGCGGCGCTCATTCATTCATCGAACACGCTCACTCAAATTTCCGAATCATTCATTTTTTCTTCTTGCTTCAACAACCGTGCGTGAGAGTGCCGGCcgaccaaacaaaatacaattatcatcataaaagtGCACGCAGCCATCTGATTCATCATCTCCGAGGGCCCTCGTCGAGCAACGGAATCCCCGGGGATATAAATCTCCGTTTTGCAGCGCATCTGTAAGTTTTTCCCACCTTCCCTCTGTTACTTGTCTGTAGGATATTTTTGTACAACCGCCCTTTTCGCTCAAACAACCAACGCGACCTATGTTTACGTACACCACTGGAGCTATCGAAGCTATCTTTACCACAACACAAACACACGCTGTTTAACTTCTacattaactttataataatacaaaggGCTGTTATATTAAATTAGCTTTTAGCTTAGGAACGTATTCATGCAGTTATTATAAATGAAACACACACCTGCCACAATGATAGAGCACATTAAAATGAACAGAGTAGGTAAGTTCATATCTAATGATTTTTCCTGCAGTATGCGTGGCACAAtccgttataaaaataaatcattttcttttaaacCTCTTTAAATTGCTTTGTAAGCGTATCCAGGTTACCTTACGCGTTTTCCTTGTACGCAAAGTCGATGGTTATTAATAAATTCGTTCTTAAGCCCCGTAAATCTCATCGTTACGGACTGTACGCATTCGAACCCTCGACCTTTTCGAGATTCTATAAGGACGTGCTTAAAAAATGTCATTTCTTTTGCGTAAAATATGTTTCGCTGTGATCCGGTGTATAACATGTTTTgcgttttaatttatctaaatacCTATCTACACTATGAAAGTTTATACGTACTGAGAATCTGAATGGAATGGAACCTAAACACAATTCGTTAGGTATTAAATAGGTAGGTGGGTAGGTACATCTGACTGAGTAGGTgatttaagtaattaagtagTAACTTACTAAATACATACTAATAAACGTTTACAATACACAACAGTCTGTGTAAGACGGAACTTATAGATACTtatagttaagactataggtaCCAAAACTCCTTTTATTTCAAGCCACCCAAGCGTACAGTGACTGACACATTTTTTGGGTTGTAAGAGTAGCTATACTTTGTAGGTTTAAGCCTAAAGTATATATCAATGACCGAGATAAAACGATACTTTGTTTGGCGAGTAATCGATCACCGCGCTGAGTCACAAACATGCTAGAATACTGTAACAGGGAGACTGTGCCTGTAAAGGtcgcggtctagtggttaaagcgctcacgatctggggcctgtttaataaaacttacaattgtaaattacaacgacaatttgatgttcattacgtagctaatatgaaactgcaaaatattcgtgatcacacactccgcaatgtacatcaaattgtcattgtaatttacaattgtaacttttattaaacaggcccttGGACGTCTTGAGTTCGACTTCCAGTGGCGACatggtttggttagaacattgcagacATAcagtcttgattgtccgaaagtaagatgattttgtGCTTCAGTGTTCATGTGGAAATTATGATTCTGAGCTTCTTAGAGAACTTTCATCGCAGTTCGAGCCACGTCACGGCAGACCGTGTCGTCTGTTTGCCCGAAAATAAGATGCTTTTATGCTTCATAAGACACTTTGGTCACGGTTACCATTTACTTAATTGGGTGGTGACATGAGCTACGTCAGGCTATTTAGAAACAATTCGCAGCGACTGTGGTATTGGTCTCCAAACATTTAATTATAACATAGGTCAGGTCAGGTTACCAGTCCTTAGTCATAAATTAGTACAAGTACTTCATCACGATTACGTTCATATGACGTCAATGTTTCGACTTCTACATTCTACCGCATGTGCGGTATTATAAATATTCTttaagtatttatgtttattgaagGAAATTGCGTTGTTGTCCACTTTATGAACggatattattgttattacatAGTTTATTTGTCTGGACGTACAGCAGGATATTAATGTCATAATGTGAGAAAAATAAGGCTAATGTTTATAGGTTGGTCGGTAGTCAGCACTCGCCGTTTGCGATCGCTCCTTCTTCGTCTATGACATAGAAAAAGGAATATTACTATGTACAACGACGTTGTtaagtatgaagtgtccggggtgtgtctaTGACCCGATCTCACCAACTCTGCTCGcagaattattattaagccgccaatggcctctgacgtggctcgaACCGCGAGGAAAGTGTTCTAAGAAGCTCAGAATCATAATTTCAATCAAATAAATCAAGTGAATACACAATAAACAAGTATCTACACTTAATCACAATCCACCACTGAAAGTTTTTAAAATGGACGGAATTAAATATATCTCCAACCCAAATACAAGGTGGGTCGCTTGAAGAATGCAAGTGTGTATCGTCTCAAGAGAGAGCGGCTTCGAAAAAATGCGTCTGAGTCGAGGAGCTCTCGCGGCGTTCGAGAGCCGCCGAGAGGCCCGAGGCCCTCGCTGCCGAGTGCTCTTGAAACAATGCAAAGACGCTGTTTATTTTAGACTCAAATATATACTGAATTCTTTCAAAGCTTCCGAGGTTTCATTGGAAAAGGAATTTTGTGGAAATGTACAACTTCAGGAAAGACTTTTGTTGAAAAACTGGGAAGAGTCAAGTAAAAGAAGAAGAGCCTTGGGCTCGCGATCTGAAGTTCCGAGTTAGATTCCTGTTGAAATCATGGTCGAAATTACATTTTGAGTTTTTTTGACTAGGACATAGCAGTCTTCAGTCATTTGATTATCCAGATAAGTAAGATGTTTCCGCATTTCGGAAAGCACGATAAGCCACCACCAACTGCAGCGGAGTAGAGTGGTggttatgctccataccccctcctgttgatcGAGGGAAgccctgtgcctagcagtggggcgtataatATAagctatttaaattaaattaaaaagctatTACGTTCAGAAAACAAACTGCTGTCATCATGGACTCTGGTTATTCTTACAATTGTAAGTAAACTCTGCGAGTATTTTTTGACGTATTGTAGGCCTGCCCACCTCTACACAGGGTCCTGGCGTGAGTTATGCGTGAACAGTAATGCGTGCCCGCACCGCGTGGGGTGTCGGCCGTGATGTTCagtaattcctgcagacacgcgACCTTAAAATGTATTTCACTCGCGACGCTATCGCCACATCTACGGCCGCGACTCCTGGTTACACGAACACTAATTTTATATCGGTTATTATgaggtttttttattatatgtcaTAAATAACGAGTTTGCATTTGAGACTTCCATGCTACGGTTTGCCAGTAATTTTGTCGCTTAGTTTCACGGTTTTTAAGG is a window encoding:
- the LOC126377777 gene encoding protein boule-like, which produces MEGGVKRYIRSESASCAHMVEESAANNRKSADPHEKLKALLNSPEEDTDDSLPPSDAPKFGTVIHNRIFVGGFSLTTTDEDLWKFFSGFATVTAARVIYDRAGVSKCYGFVTFASPRVARLIVKQSGGVMFSPLGRLRVAQAVRKQMSQLPVVGAEAAPLAAPLCYQLLCPPLAPLPACAPCDLPPHPYALYQLPFDTTPTMYAPPTQYTLVPAGYGAPCCEPACCAPLDKPPRAPPQPLHPAFIY